The DNA segment ACAAGCTTACAATATGGGGCTTAGTTCAGCAAATTTAACAAAACGGCAGCTAGCAGAAACTATAAAAAAATATGTACCTGATTTTTATATTCATTCAGCTAGCATAGGTGAAGATCCTGATAAAAGGGATTATTTAGTATCAAATGATAAATTAGAAGCTACAGGTTGGAAACCTGATTATAGTTTAGATGATGGTATCCAAGAGCTTTTAAGAGCATTTCCTATGATGAAGGTAAATTCTTTTGCCAATATTTAAAAAGCGAGATTTATGAAGATAATTCGTTCTCAAACTCCACTACGCTTAGGTTTAGCAGGTGGAGGAACTGATATAAATTTATATAGCGATAAATACACAGGCTATGTATTAAATGCCACAATTTCACTTTATATACACTGCACTCTCATTGAAAGAGATGATGAAAAGATTATTTTTGATTCATCAGATACCAAAATGTATGTGGAATATGATAGTAAAAAATTTTTAGAAAATGATGGAAAATTAGATCTTTATAAAGCAATTTATAATCGTTTGATAAAAGATTATATAAAAAAGCCTTTGAGTTTTTCTTTACATACTTATTCAGATGTACCAAGTGGAAGTGGACTAGGAGGTAGTTCTACTTTGGTGGTGGGTATTATAAAAGCATTTGTAGAGTGGCTAAATTTACCTTTAGGTGATTACGAAATAGCGTTATTATCTTATGAGATAGAGCGAGAAGATATGGGTATAGTAGGCGGAGCACAAGATCAATACGCTGCTACTTTTGGTGGATTTAATTTTATGGAATTTTATGATCAAAAAAGAGTGATAGTTAATCCTTTGCGTATTAAAAATTGGATAATGAGTGAATTAGAAGCTAGAATTTTACTTTATTTTACAAATATTACTCGTGAAGCAAAAGATATAGAAGAGCATAAAAAAGGAAAATTAGGAGATGAAAAATCACTTAATGCTATGCATGCTATAAAACAAGATGCACTAGACATGAAAGAAGCTCTATTTAAAGCTGATTTTGATAAGATTGCACAAATTTTAGGCAAATCTTGGCAATCAAAAAAGATAATTTCAGACATAGTTAGTAATGATGAGCTTGAGAGAATTCATTCTTTAGCTATGCAAAATGGTGCTTATAGTGGTAAGACTAGTGGAGCTGGCGCTGGCGGGTTTATGTTTTTTTTAGTTGATCCTATTAAAAAATATAAATTAAAGCAAATCTTAAATCAAGAGCAAGGTTATATCCAAGAATTTTATTTTACAAAAGAAGGAGCAAGATCATGGAAAATTTAAATGCGTATATAAAATCACATTTTGCTGATTCTATCAAGGTAAAGAATGAAATTTTAAATGATGAAAATTTATTAAATTTAATAAAACAAACATCTTTAAAAATATTAGATGCATACAAAAAAGGAAATAAAACTTTATTAGCTGGAAATGGTGGTAGTGCAGCTGATGCACAGCATATTGCGGGCGAATTTGTAAGTAGATTTTATTTTGATAGACCTGGACTTGCTAGTATAGCTCTTAGCACAGATACTAGCATAATGACTGCTATAGGAAATGATTATGGCTATGAGAATTTATTTTCTAGACAAGTACAAGCTCAGGGTGTAAGTGGAGATGTATTTATAGGAATTTCTACAAGCGGTAATAGTAAAAATATAATAAAAGCTTTAGAGCTTTGCAAAGAAAAAAATATTATAAGCGTGGGATTAACTGGAGCTAGTGGCGGTGCTATGAATGAGCTTTGTGATTATTGTATTAAAGTTCCTTCATCTTGCACACCAAGAATTCAAGAAGCACATATTTTAATAGGACATATCATTTGCGCTATAGTAGAAGAAGAGTTGTTTGGTAAAGGTTTTTGATTGCAAGCTATTGTTTTAGCAGGAGGCCTTGGGACTAGACTTCAAAGTGTGATAAAAGACTTACCTAAGCCCATGGCACCCATTAATGGTAAACCATTTTTAGAATATTTGTTGCAATACTTGCAAAAGCAAGGTATTAAAGAAGTTATTTTAAGTGTTTCTTATAAGTACGAGTTGATACAAGAATACTTTAAAGATAAATTTGAAAATATTAATATAATCTATAACATAGAAAAAGAGCTTTTAGGCACTGGAGGGGCTATAAAAGATGCTTTGAAATTTGTTAAAAATGAGACTTTTGTTTTAAATGGTGATACTTTTTTTGATATAGATTTAAATAAATTATTTTTAAATGGTAGTAAAATTTGTATAGCATTAAAACAAATGAGAGATTTTGATAGATATGGTGCTATAGAAATTGACAAAAACAATATTATAAAATCTTTCAAAGAAAAAACTTATGTCAAACAAGGCTTAATCAATGGCGGAATTTATCTTATAAGCAAGGATATTTTTAATAATTTTAATTTAGATAATAAATTTTCTTTTGAAGAATTTTTGCAAGAAAATTATAAGAAATTAAACATAAATTCTGTAGTATTTGATGATTATTTTATAGATATTGGAATACCACAAGATTATAATAGAGGTGTAAATGATTTTTTTACATAGACAAAATAGCTTGGAGCAGTATATTGAGAAAAATTATGGTGTAGAAATTGATTTGAGATTTAATGGCGATTTGGTATTAAATCATGATGTGCTAATTGAAAATCAATGTTATCCTCTTTTTAAGGATAAGATACGGTTTGTAAAAAATATACCTATCATATGCAACATAAAAGAGTCTAATTTGGAGGAAAAAGTTATAAAGCTACTCGGTGATAAATATGATTATTACTTTTTAGATTCTCAAATTCCAGATATTTTAAGATTATCAAAAAATGGATATCAAAGTAAATTTATCATTAGAATTTCAGATGTTGAACCCTATAGTGAAAAACTGATACAAATTAGTAAACCTAAATATGTGTGGATAGATTATTCGCAATTTGATAATTTTAAAATAGAACATTATAAAGAATTTATCCTCAGTGGTATTATACCTAATATTAAGAAAGTTATTCCTATATTGGTTTCTCCTGAATTGTACGATTTATCATATGTAAAATTTGTAAAATCTATTCAAGAAATTTTACCTAAAGGATTTGCAGTGTGTACTAAAAATCCAGATTTGTGGAGTTGCTATGTTTAATCTTAATGACGTTGCAAAAAAATATAAACTTATTATGGTTGATATCGATAACACTTTATTTAATTATACTTTTGCCCATAAAAAAGCTTTAGAAAATGTAATGTTGCAATTTAATTTTTCTATAGAAGATTACAACCATGCAAAAAAAAGTCTTGATAAGAGAAATTTAGCAGCTAATCACCATAAAAAAGAATTATATTTTAAAATTATCTGTGAAAATAAAAATATTCATTTTGCAAAAGCAAAAGAAATGTTTGAATTATATACTTTTACTTTTATAGAAAATATTAAAGTGGATAAAACAATGTTTAATTTTTTATCTTATGTGAAAAAATTAAATAAAAAAGTTATAGCTATTACTAATTTTTATTTTATAGAACAGATGAATAAATTAAATCGTGCAAATCTTACAGGTATGATTGATTACTTAGTTTGTTCTGAAGAGTTTGAGCTCGAAAAACCAAATAAAGCTCTTATTAATCGAGCCTTAGAGTTGTACAAAGAGCCGATTGATGATGAAGAGATTATAATGATTGGCGATTCAGCTGTTGATAATTTTTTAGGGGGGGGGTATAGGATAAATTATTATCCTTATAATTGCTCTAAATTATTAATTTCTATTTCGGGTAAAAGTGGTAGTGGTAAGACTACTTTAAGCAAAGCTATCGATGAAATTTATACAAGTTTTATAATTAGCACAGATGGTTATCATAAATATGAAAGAAATTCTAAAATATGGGAGAGGATTACTCATTATAATCCAAAGGCAAATAATCTTATTCAATTAGCTATGGATATAAAGCATATTTATCAGGACATTGGAAATATCTTACATATTCCTTTATATGATCATACAAATGGTGTTATAATTAAATCAGATAAAGTTAAAGTTAAAGATCTAGACATTGTAATTATAGAAGGATTACATACTTTATATAAAGAGGTGATTGGTGATTTTGTTAAAATAAAAATTTATATTGATTCAGATGAGGCAGATAGTCAAAAAATCAATCGAGATAGTTTAGAAAGAAATCATGAAAAATCTAAAATAATCGATACTATAAAAAAACGAGAAAAAGACTATAAAGATTATCTCGAAAAGCAAAAAGATAATGCGAATTTTTTAGTTGTAGTGAGGAATGGAAAATTTATAATAGAATTGAAGGATATATTATTAAATAATTATTTACAAAGAGAGTATAATGGTGAATATAAAGATTTAATCAAAACAATACAAGATATTTTTACTATAATTTTGCAAAATCGTTGGGTGTTAAATTAATGATAAATGACATAGCAAGATTAAAAAAATATGTTGAAGAGTATCAAGAGCTAAACAAAATATTTGGAAATATTTTAGATGCTCCATCTAAAGGTGGGAATATTTCTGTTAAAGATGGTGAGTATTTAATCATTAAGTCATCTGGTGAAGATTTAAAAAGAAACCATAAAATTTCTATTTTAAAGAATAATATTAATTCTTTTTCTTGTTACAATGGAATTTTTTCGACAAATATTATTAAACCATCTATGGAAGTAAAAATGCATATGGTTTTTAAAAATAAATATGTTGCTCATTATCATCCAGTATATATTTTACCTTATTTATGTGCTAATAACTATAATTTTTATGATTATGAAGTGGTTGATTTTGCTTTACCAGGTGATGAGTTATATGCCATATTGCATAAAAACTATGTATATAAAGAAAAAGGTATAGTGATGTTGAAAAATCATGGTGTTATAATTTATGCAGAAAAAATTCAAGATATGCATATGTTATATGCTAAGTTGAAAAACGATTTTTTTGATCAAAATAATTTTATTTATACACCAGATGATGCTATTGATATTGGTAATTTTGAATTGTGGCTATTTAGGAATGCTATTGAGAATATAGCAAAAGATAAAAATCTTAATTTAACTTCTTTAAAACGAAGTGAAATCAATAAATTGGTTAATTTACCAGATGAAAAATATAGAAAAAAAATAATGGAAAGCGAGAACATAGAATGAATGTTATTATACCGGCTACTGGCATAGGAAGGAGATTTAAAGAGGCGGGTTATAAAGATCTAAAACCTTTTGTTCAGGTTAAAAAAAATAAAGTTATTTTAGATTATGTACTTGAATGCTTTGATACTCAAAAAGATGTCTTTTATTTTATTGTGCAAGAAAGTGAAAAAAATAAATTTGAGTATTTTATACAATCAAGAAATATTGATGCAAAAGTTATTATATACAAAGGAGAAAAATTAGGACCTGCTGGGAGTTTATATGGAGTAATGTCACAATTGCAAAATATATTAAATGAAGAAGTGATTATTAGTTATTGCGATTTTGGACAGAAGTGGAATTATAAAGATTTTTTAAAA comes from the Campylobacter insulaenigrae NCTC 12927 genome and includes:
- a CDS encoding nucleotidyltransferase family protein; this encodes MQAIVLAGGLGTRLQSVIKDLPKPMAPINGKPFLEYLLQYLQKQGIKEVILSVSYKYELIQEYFKDKFENINIIYNIEKELLGTGGAIKDALKFVKNETFVLNGDTFFDIDLNKLFLNGSKICIALKQMRDFDRYGAIEIDKNNIIKSFKEKTYVKQGLINGGIYLISKDIFNNFNLDNKFSFEEFLQENYKKLNINSVVFDDYFIDIGIPQDYNRGVNDFFT
- a CDS encoding capsular biosynthesis sugar kinase, with protein sequence MKIIRSQTPLRLGLAGGGTDINLYSDKYTGYVLNATISLYIHCTLIERDDEKIIFDSSDTKMYVEYDSKKFLENDGKLDLYKAIYNRLIKDYIKKPLSFSLHTYSDVPSGSGLGGSSTLVVGIIKAFVEWLNLPLGDYEIALLSYEIEREDMGIVGGAQDQYAATFGGFNFMEFYDQKRVIVNPLRIKNWIMSELEARILLYFTNITREAKDIEEHKKGKLGDEKSLNAMHAIKQDALDMKEALFKADFDKIAQILGKSWQSKKIISDIVSNDELERIHSLAMQNGAYSGKTSGAGAGGFMFFLVDPIKKYKLKQILNQEQGYIQEFYFTKEGARSWKI
- a CDS encoding phospholipase/phosphodiesterase, giving the protein MIFLHRQNSLEQYIEKNYGVEIDLRFNGDLVLNHDVLIENQCYPLFKDKIRFVKNIPIICNIKESNLEEKVIKLLGDKYDYYFLDSQIPDILRLSKNGYQSKFIIRISDVEPYSEKLIQISKPKYVWIDYSQFDNFKIEHYKEFILSGIIPNIKKVIPILVSPELYDLSYVKFVKSIQEILPKGFAVCTKNPDLWSCYV
- a CDS encoding D-sedoheptulose 7-phosphate isomerase, which gives rise to MENLNAYIKSHFADSIKVKNEILNDENLLNLIKQTSLKILDAYKKGNKTLLAGNGGSAADAQHIAGEFVSRFYFDRPGLASIALSTDTSIMTAIGNDYGYENLFSRQVQAQGVSGDVFIGISTSGNSKNIIKALELCKEKNIISVGLTGASGGAMNELCDYCIKVPSSCTPRIQEAHILIGHIICAIVEEELFGKGF
- a CDS encoding HAD-IA family hydrolase, whose amino-acid sequence is MFNLNDVAKKYKLIMVDIDNTLFNYTFAHKKALENVMLQFNFSIEDYNHAKKSLDKRNLAANHHKKELYFKIICENKNIHFAKAKEMFELYTFTFIENIKVDKTMFNFLSYVKKLNKKVIAITNFYFIEQMNKLNRANLTGMIDYLVCSEEFELEKPNKALINRALELYKEPIDDEEIIMIGDSAVDNFLGGGYRINYYPYNCSKLLISISGKSGSGKTTLSKAIDEIYTSFIISTDGYHKYERNSKIWERITHYNPKANNLIQLAMDIKHIYQDIGNILHIPLYDHTNGVIIKSDKVKVKDLDIVIIEGLHTLYKEVIGDFVKIKIYIDSDEADSQKINRDSLERNHEKSKIIDTIKKREKDYKDYLEKQKDNANFLVVVRNGKFIIELKDILLNNYLQREYNGEYKDLIKTIQDIFTIILQNRWVLN
- a CDS encoding class II aldolase/adducin family protein, producing the protein MINDIARLKKYVEEYQELNKIFGNILDAPSKGGNISVKDGEYLIIKSSGEDLKRNHKISILKNNINSFSCYNGIFSTNIIKPSMEVKMHMVFKNKYVAHYHPVYILPYLCANNYNFYDYEVVDFALPGDELYAILHKNYVYKEKGIVMLKNHGVIIYAEKIQDMHMLYAKLKNDFFDQNNFIYTPDDAIDIGNFELWLFRNAIENIAKDKNLNLTSLKRSEINKLVNLPDEKYRKKIMESENIE